In the bacterium SCSIO 12741 genome, CAAATGCCATGATTAACCGTCTCACCAAAGAAGTGGTACTCACAAGTTCATTCCAAAATGTGGGATTCTATTACGCCATGGTACAGCAAGACCCAAGTCATATTCAACAAAACTGCAACCAGAACCCCTACTTCATCGCACGGGCTCTTGATGCTGCAGGAAATGTGTTGGATCAGTATGAACGTATTGCCCGGACAACAGACCCGTTTTTTACAACAGTCACCGGCCTAAACCCCAATAACTGCTGGGCTGACGATATCGTATGGTCCGACTGGACCTGTAATTTCCTCAATGTATCCGGGCGGGTTGGAGATACCATAACGGTAGAATTTTATGCTTCTGATTGTGCTGCTACAGCCCACTTCGGTTATGCTTACGTTGACGATATCTGTGAAGAATGTTTACCCGACTCGTGTGATTACCAAGGCCATATTTTATTTGACCAAACGGATACTTGCCTAAGCCTTCCTGGTCAGATTTGCGGAAGTTACCACCTGGCTTTTCAAAACTGTAGTACTTCTAGTGTACATTCCATTCAACTAACCATTCTTCAAAACGGTGTAGATGTTACCGTGGGTACCGTGCCAGTGACCATTGATGCCGTAAACAGTACTTTTTGTTTCGATTTGGATTCCAGTCATTTTCCGAATGGGGCCAGCGGTGGATTCGATTTCCGGGCCGATATCGTGTTTAATCTCAACGGGGCTTTTCATACTGAAACGAATGTTCATTCCAATCCCGGGCAAAACAACGACCTCATTTGGGGTGTAAATTGCTGCCCTGATTTCTATGTGGTGGATTGCTGTACTTACTGGTATGGTGATGACCAAGATGCTCTTGCATCCTCTGCCGTTTCCTCTTCTGACTCCTTGATTCAGGCATTGGTACTGGAATACAAAAACCGAATTAATTCGAAGCGTGAGAACAGGGCCTTTGGTGTTGAAGAATCACCGGATTGCGATCCTTGTGAATTTAAAAACGACACCTTCCCAATTTTTATCCTGGATGAAAATGGTGTGTTAATCGACGATAGTAAATACACCATTAGCTGGAGCCATCGTCCGGGCTGGAGTGCTGCCTACTCCTGGATTCTTCCCAATGACTCCACTACCGTTATTCTAAGTGACTCTGCTGGCAATTGTGTGGACACCCTCCACTTTGCGTTTTTATGCTGCCCTCCAATCAAGATCGATATGTTTTGCGGTGGCTGTGATCCTTGTGCCGATCCGGAAAAGGCATTTTTCTTAAATGTTCTGGACTCCAACAACAATCCAATTTCTCCGACACACCACTCCTTTAAATGGAGCACCGGATCAACCGGATCGTCTATTAATGGCTATGTAAACAATACGTACTGGGTAGAAGTCACCGATTCGAACGGCTGTACCCAAACCGACACCTTCCGACTGGAATGTTGCATTCCGGATATACCAGTCAACCTAAGGTGTTCTCATGCCGCTGGTGGAGGTACTTTGCTTACCTGGGATCCCGTAAATGGAGCTGATTATTACATTATCGAGGTGATTATTGGCGATCCGGCTTGTTGCTTCTGGCCTATGGTGGGATATGGTACCATGTACATCTCCGATACCAATCAGCTGTTGCTTTCAGGTTATCCTTGTGGATCGTTTAGAGTGTATGCCGTATGTGAAGATGGTCGAACTTCCCCTTACTCGGTTAGACATTGCCTCTGCCCGTTGTTTATTGTCTACCCTTGTGATCCGGTAGGCCCGATCAATTTGTACAGTCAATTGTACCTTACCCATGTTCAACTGAATTGGGATCCTATTCCAGGTGCCATCGATTACGAAGTAGTTATCTACGACGACCAGGTTTGCTGTGGATTTGGTACGGGTAGTCCTACATCGTATATCGTGAATGCCAATCACCTGGCACTTCCGTTGGGAACCTGTGGATCCTGGGAAGTTCGAAGCAGATGTCCGGATAGTGTTTATTCAGCCTACTCCAGTTTGCAGTGCATTATTTCAAGCGGTGGTGGCGGAGGCCAAGGGATGGCTCCGGAACCTAAAGTGGACAACAAACAAGAGATAGATCCGAATCCAATTTCTTTCCGAATAGAAAATGTTAAGGTGCACGCCCGTCCAAACCCAAGCGATGGCTGGGTGGAGTTCCAGATCCACTCTACGGAAGATGAAATCAGAGGTACCATCATGATTCTGAATTTGGACGGTCAAATCATGCAAACTCTTGATGCAACGAGCAACATTCCGGTTCGAGCAGATTTAAGCGAATTGCCTCAAGGCACCTACCTCTATCTGTTTGAAACAAACGGAACCAAAACTTCCAGTAAAAAGCTGATTTTGAAACCTTAAAAATTTCAGCCTCTTAAACTTGAAACCACCTCCTCCAATTTGGGGCGAGGTGGTTTTTTATGCCTTAAATTTTAGGGATGACTGACCAAGGGAAGTGATTCATCCTTGCTCCACTCTATCCACGAACCATCGTAGTTGCGAACATTTTCATAACCCAATATCTGGGTCAAAACAAACAAGGTATGACTGGATCGCACGCCGGAATGGCAATAGACCAACACCTCCTCTTCAGGATTAACCTGATGAGATTGAAACAAAGCACGCAAAGAATCGGCGGTTTTAAAGGTATAATCCGGACTCAAACTTTCAGTGTAGTTGATCAGGATGGCACCTGGAATGTGTCCGGCACGATAAGCTCCTTTCTTTTGCCGCTCGCCGGTGTATTCATCATCATTCCTTGCATCAACCAAAAGCAAAGTTGAATCCGATAAGCGATCTATCAACTCCTCTTTGTAAACGGACCATTGATCGCTTTTGGGTCGCTCAAATACATAGTGTGTCGGATCACGGTGATCGCAATTTTCGGTACACACCTGGTTTCCGGCAGATTTCCAGGATTGAATACCACCATTGAGCAAAACCATTTGTTGGTGCCCCTGTCCTAGCATTATCCACCAAAACCGAGCTGCTTCTACTTGTCCCCGGGCATCGTAGATAATCAACCTATCCGTTGGCTTTACCCCTTTTTGGCTGAGCAAGGCTTGTAATTGTTCTCGATCGGCTTGAGCCCCAGCATAGTCCATTTCAGCGTTCTCCAGATCCTTCCGAGTTAGATGGATCGCGCCAGGGATATGTCCCGTCATGTAACGATCGGTTAACCGAATGTCAACAAATACCACGTCCGGTTGATCCATCCAATAGCCCAGGTCGGAAACTTCCATCAGGTTATTTTCCGGCCAATTCAAGGGAGCTACCTCCACCTCTTCTTTGGGTGTAGAACAAGATACGAGTAGGCCCAGAAGGCTAGCCCAGGCTATTAATCGAGGGTATACCATTCTTCTACTTTAAGGGGTTTTCGCCTACCGGTTTCTTCGGGAGCATAGTACGTGGATAAATAGGCCACAATTAAAGCTTCGTTTTCGCCAAGGTCCCAAAGATTTTGGGTTTCCTGCATCCAATGTATGGTAGAGGTCCAGGCTTCTGCTGTCATGCGATTTTGGGTAACCAGTTTGGCGCTGTGGCAAGGCGTGCAATGCTGAGCAACAAGCAGGTAATCTCCTTCCGCCACCAAACCCGTGGGCAAATGGATTCCTTCTTTAACCTCAGGTTCAGATTCAGTCACCTGCTGGGGCGATGGATCGGTTGTTTGTCCTATCTCGGCGATCCAGCGATTGAGTTTACCCAAAGAGGGATCAAAGATGGCTGCATAAAACAAGAAGCCCAACACCAAAGCTGCGATGCTGATGAAGCGACGCAAATTCCGGGTTAGTTTTCTCAACCCTTCTACTTGATTTTCATCCAAGGGCTGCTTCATTGCACTTTTAGGGCTATCCGATGACAAGCATTGTTTAAATATCCTTTGGGGTTCCACCCTGGCACCACCATGGGTTGAGACTTTCCTTCGCTATCGGTAGCACGAGCCCAAACTTCGTAATAACCTTTGTCTGGAAATTTTAGCGCGCAGCTCCATTGTTGCCAAGCCAATCGATTGGCCGGAGGTTTTAAATCAGCGGTTTTCCAAGTCGTTCCAAAATCGATGGAAACTTCCATGCTCTTTACCTCCAAATCACCGGCCCAAGCTTGACCTCTCACGGTTACTTCATGACTTTTGGTCAACACTCCTCCC is a window encoding:
- a CDS encoding sulfurtransferase, encoding MVYPRLIAWASLLGLLVSCSTPKEEVEVAPLNWPENNLMEVSDLGYWMDQPDVVFVDIRLTDRYMTGHIPGAIHLTRKDLENAEMDYAGAQADREQLQALLSQKGVKPTDRLIIYDARGQVEAARFWWIMLGQGHQQMVLLNGGIQSWKSAGNQVCTENCDHRDPTHYVFERPKSDQWSVYKEELIDRLSDSTLLLVDARNDDEYTGERQKKGAYRAGHIPGAILINYTESLSPDYTFKTADSLRALFQSHQVNPEEEVLVYCHSGVRSSHTLFVLTQILGYENVRNYDGSWIEWSKDESLPLVSHP
- a CDS encoding T9SS type A sorting domain-containing protein, with translation MKTPKIILCCLLIGLVWGSAFAQQSTDEKRENLIQKEEVKIERFIQKHLDDPFPKSEWENLEDHDHDGHNAVKPSPESMEEIKRLYWRQQYFVKNPGSAALYTSPGGAPALSCQNGDFEMGNFSFYTGARSRSTACDSTQNILGLNWTPINMTAPPVNDFLITNNVADPVIPQLRQTHNNSSHAARINWINPCRPNAMINRLTKEVVLTSSFQNVGFYYAMVQQDPSHIQQNCNQNPYFIARALDAAGNVLDQYERIARTTDPFFTTVTGLNPNNCWADDIVWSDWTCNFLNVSGRVGDTITVEFYASDCAATAHFGYAYVDDICEECLPDSCDYQGHILFDQTDTCLSLPGQICGSYHLAFQNCSTSSVHSIQLTILQNGVDVTVGTVPVTIDAVNSTFCFDLDSSHFPNGASGGFDFRADIVFNLNGAFHTETNVHSNPGQNNDLIWGVNCCPDFYVVDCCTYWYGDDQDALASSAVSSSDSLIQALVLEYKNRINSKRENRAFGVEESPDCDPCEFKNDTFPIFILDENGVLIDDSKYTISWSHRPGWSAAYSWILPNDSTTVILSDSAGNCVDTLHFAFLCCPPIKIDMFCGGCDPCADPEKAFFLNVLDSNNNPISPTHHSFKWSTGSTGSSINGYVNNTYWVEVTDSNGCTQTDTFRLECCIPDIPVNLRCSHAAGGGTLLTWDPVNGADYYIIEVIIGDPACCFWPMVGYGTMYISDTNQLLLSGYPCGSFRVYAVCEDGRTSPYSVRHCLCPLFIVYPCDPVGPINLYSQLYLTHVQLNWDPIPGAIDYEVVIYDDQVCCGFGTGSPTSYIVNANHLALPLGTCGSWEVRSRCPDSVYSAYSSLQCIISSGGGGGQGMAPEPKVDNKQEIDPNPISFRIENVKVHARPNPSDGWVEFQIHSTEDEIRGTIMILNLDGQIMQTLDATSNIPVRADLSELPQGTYLYLFETNGTKTSSKKLILKP
- a CDS encoding monoheme cytochrome C produces the protein MKQPLDENQVEGLRKLTRNLRRFISIAALVLGFLFYAAIFDPSLGKLNRWIAEIGQTTDPSPQQVTESEPEVKEGIHLPTGLVAEGDYLLVAQHCTPCHSAKLVTQNRMTAEAWTSTIHWMQETQNLWDLGENEALIVAYLSTYYAPEETGRRKPLKVEEWYTLD